AAGTTTGTTCGAGAGTGGATTCGGGAGAGGTACGCCGACAAGCTCCAAGAAATGCTCTCGGACGAGTTCGGCGAGCCTGTGGGATTGCGGTTGATCGCCGCCCCGCAAGAAAAGCCTTCGGTTCCCACTCAGCCGACCGTCGCCAGGCCGCCCATCGAGTCGACGGCCCTCAATCTTGTCGAAAGGTACTCCTTTGAGTCCTTCATCATCGGCCCCAGCAACCGGCTAGCCTACGCCGGAGCGAAGGCCGTGGCCGATCAACCGGGAAACAAGTACAACCCGCTGTTCATCTACGGGCCGTCGGGAGTCGGCAAGACTCACCTGCTCCACTCCATCGCGAGGGAGATTCTCAACCGAGAGCCGGGACTGCCGATCGTGTACGTCTCCGCCCAGCAGTTCGCCGAGCAGTTCGTCAACGCTCTGCAAACGAAGGGGATCGACCAGTTCCGGAGGTCGCAGCGCACCGGCGGGATTTGGCTGGTCGACGACATTCAGTTCATCGCAGGCAAGGACCGGACGCAGGAGGAGTTGTTCCACACGTTCAACCACCTTCATACGCTCGGGAAACAGATCGTGCTTTGCTCCGATCGGCCGCCGCGCGACCTCGTGTTGATGGATGAGCGGCTCAGGTCGAGGTTCGAGGCTGGGCTCGTCGCCGACATTCAGCCGCCGGACACCGAAACCCGATGCGCCATCCTCCTCAGCAAGGCCAAGCAGGAAGGCATCGAGATCTCGAACGACCTCGCCATGTACCTCGCCGAGAACGTCCCCGGCAACGTCCGCATCCTCGAAGGCGCCCTTACAAAGATCGCCGCGCAGGCCAGCGTCGAAGGCCACGAGATCGACACCGAGACCGCGGAGCGAGTGATCGAGCAGTACTACCGAAATCAAACCCGTTTGCGCCCGTCGTTCGGACAAATTGTCGGCGCGGTAAGCGGCCACTATCGCATCAGCGTGGAGGACATCTGCGGGCAGTCTCGCAAGGCGCCCATCGTCCACGCGCGGCACGTCGCCGTGTACCTGGTGCGCGAGCTCACGGGCGACAGTTGGAAGCAGATCGGATCGCTCTTTGGCGACCGTGACCACACCTCGATGATGCACGGGCACCGCAAGGTTTCCGAGCTGATCGCCGAGGACCGCGAAGTGCGTTCGACGGTCAAGGTTCTCATGCGGAACCTGTTTCCGGACGGCTAGCCATGAAGCTCGCGACTTCCACGTGGGACGAGGTCGAGGCGTTCGACCGCGAAGCCGTGGTGGTGATTCCGACAGGGTCCCTCGAACAGCACGGGCGCCATTTGCCGCTGTTTACCGACTCGCTCTTAGTCACCGCTGTCGCAGAAGCGGCCGAAGTCGCGCTACCCGGCGAGATTCTGCTGACTCCCACGCTGTGGCTGGGCGCTTCGGGGCATCACCTCGCGTTTCCGGGGTCCCTCAGCAACTCGTTCGAAGCCTACATGGGCGCAATCGAGTCGGTGATCGCCTCGCTCTCGCGCCACGAGTTTCGCAAGTTCTATGTTCTCAACGGCCATGGGGGGAATACGGACGCCAACAGCATGATTCTTCGGAAGGTCAAGGAGCGCAGCAGGAACCTCACGGTGGGCCACAGCGGGTACTTCGCCTTCATCGGAGAGGTCGCCGCTCAGGTGTTAAAGGGGCCGCTCAAGGAGATTCGGCACTCTTGCGAAGCTGAGGTCAGCCTGATGATGCACCTGCATCCCGACCTCGTTCGCAGCGAGCGCATCCGCGACGATGGGCTCTCGCCGACGCCCCCGCTCAAGGGCGTCATCCACTTTTTCGACGAGATGACCGAACAGGGATCGTTGGGATACGCCACCTACGCCGAGCCAGCGACGGGGAAGGCTCTCTTTGAAGCGGCGGTCGCAGGGGTCGTTCAAGAACTCCACACCCTTTATGAGGGCTACGTCTTGGAGGGAATCGAAGCCCTCACTCCAAAAAACGGATAGAATCCTCACGTGAAATCCATGCGAATTCAGTCTATGACGGGCGTCCTGGTGGCCGTGGCGGCCTCCGCTTCGGCCTGGGCTTCCGGCGATGAGGATGCCTCTGCCAAGGTCGTCCTCGTCCCGGACCTTAAGATCGGTGCGATTCCGGCGGGCGACGGGCTGTTCCGAAATTGGGCTCTCGAAGTCGGCGTCTACGTTCCGACTAGCGGCGAGATGCGCGACGCGTTCGAGGACGGTCTGATTCGGCTGGGCTTGAGACCGTACCGGATGCGCGAGCCGTCCAAGTGGCGGCCAACGACCGACATCACGATCGTCAGCGCGAGCCGGAAGGGCAACCGAATGTTCCTGCTGCCTGTGGCGCTCGGCCTTACGAGGTCGTTCGGCGACGCGGACGGAAGAAACCTCGCGTTCGTTTCGTTTGGCGCTGGACCGGCGTTCTACGACTACGCGATCACCCGGCCTTCGAACTTGATGCGGTACTCCACCCAGAAGGTCGGAGCGAGCGGCTACGTCGAAGCTGGGGTTCAATTTCAGAACCGACTCACCTTGACCGGCCGCTACCAGTGGTTCAGCGAAAGCCACGGCTTTGACTTCAGCGGCGTCTCGGCGTCGGTCGCGTTCGTCGTGGCCCGCTGGTAGGGTTGTGTTAGCGAAATCGCATGGCGAAGGGCACGCTCGCATCGACCACGGAACCGGCGGAGCGTTGCGTATTGGTCTTCATCAACGACGACGAGTCCGAAGACGAGGTCGTGGAGGCCGAACTCGAGGGCCTTTGCGAGGCTTCAGGGGCTGAAGTCGTTGGGAGTCTCAGGCAAAGGCTGAACCGCCCCGTCGCATCGACCTTCATTGGGAAGGGCAAGGTCGAAGAACTCACGGTTCTCGCCAAGGAAACAGGCGCAGACGTCGCGATCGTCGACGGCGAACTGAACGCCGTCCAAACCCGAAACCTCTCCGAGGCGCTCGAGTGCAGGGTCGTCGATCGAACCCAGCTCATCCTCGACATCTTTGCCCGGAGGGCGCACACGAGAGAGGGCCTATTGCAGGTCGAACTTGCTCAACTGACCTATCTCCTGCCGAAACTCATGACCCTGTACACGAAGTTCGAACGGCAGAAGGGAGGGATCGGTCTGCGCGGTCCTGGCGAACAAAAGCTCGAATCAGACCGAAGGCTGGTCCGAGAACGGATTTCAAAGCTGAAGTCAGAGCTTGAGGACGTCCGGCGGGTGCGCGAGCAACAGCGGGTGGGCAGGCGGAAGTTCCCGTTTCCGTTCGCTTCCCTCGTCGGCTACACGAGCGCGGGAAAATCCACTCTTATGAACCGGCTTGCGGGAACGGAACTGCTAGCTGACGCAATGCCCTTCGCCACTCTCGATCCAACGACTCGAAAGATCGACTTGCCCGAAGGGTACAGCTTGTTCTTGACCGATACGGTAGGGTTCATTCGAAACCTCCCCACTCACTTGATCGCGGCTTTCCGCGCGACGCTCGAAGAGGTCGCTTTTGCTGATCTCGTGATCCATGTCGTGGACGTCTCGCACCCCGGATGGGAAATGCAGGCGGACACCGTCGTTGAGACCCTGGAGGAACTCGGCGCTGCGGACAAGCCGATCCTCACCGTATTCAACAAGATCGACCAACTTCCCGACCGGTCGGCACTTCGCGCATTGATCGCGGAATGGCCAAACTCCGTCGCGATCAGCGCGCTGCGGGGCGAGGGAATGGCGGATTTCCTCGACCATGTTCTCTCGAACGTTCGCGCCTTGCTCAAGCCGATTTCGGTTCTGATCCCCTACTCTGAGGCTCATTTCGTGCAGGAGTGCTACGACTTCGGGCGGGTTCACCAAGTGGACTACGCCGAAGAAGGGATCAAGGTCATGGCTGAGGTCGTGTCGGACCTTGCCGAGCGGCTGAAGCGCTACGCGAGGTGAGGCCGGGCGCATTCGACCCGCGGCAAAACGTCTGGGCTCAACATGGCCAGGGCCGCAGGGGCGGGGGCGAACCCACTATCGCAAGTACTTAGAGACGCCCCAATCTTTGAGCAGGAATCTCGTAGCGTTCCTGTCGAAATTCTGTATAGAATCGATTCCTCCTTTTCGAATCGCCGTCATTGGGAGCGCTGAACGGCGCGGAATGGGACTATCGGAACGCCTTCAGTACTCTGGGCGAATCCCTTTCGGCCCTTAGGCGTCCAAGTTGAGGATCGACGAATGGCCGAAATGTGGCGAACTCGGTTTTCGGCAGCATGAATTAGGAGGGCATGAAAATGTGGATTTCCGCAATTGTTGGGCTATTGGGACTCGCGCAATTGCCGGGTCAAACGCCGCCCGAAGGGCCGCTTTCGTTTCGGGCGATCTCGTCGGGGAGCGCCCTGCCTGCAAGCGGGCACGGCGTCAGGGCAAGCGCACCCGTCCGAGCCGCGATGAATGGCGGCTCTGTCCTGATCTATCAGTTTGAAAACAAGAAGTGCCCTCCCGGAACGAAGCTGGCGGGCACGAAACACGTTAACATCTTGGTCCTTTACTTGGACGATTCGGAGGATTCCAACCAGCTAATTGTCGACCAGCGAAAATCAACTGCGCAGATCACGCTCCGCGGTTTGATGGACCGATGGGAGCCTGCGGCGGATTATTGTGAGAGCGGGGATTTTGTCAAGGCGGCTTCGGGGCGAGGGAGCGTGACCGCCTCCTTCCGGACGATGAGCCACCTGACGCCGCGCACCTTTACGATCGCGGGAGTCACAGGCTCTGTCACAGGTCCAGGAATCTCCGAGTCTCTCACGCTGATGCCGAACTCTCCGGTGGCGGGTTCCTCCGTAGCGCTTGAAGAATACGGCGAAATCCTTCAGGGCAATCCGGCTGCGGAGAAGATGAAGCCTCTGCTCGTCGCTACGATGGGCGGCACCAAGATCGTCGATCGGGCCCCCACAGTGATCGTCCAGATCACGACGAGCTCCTCGGCAGACACGCTCGGCCTCACGATCCACAAGCCCGACGTGCTGCGGGGAGGGCCCGTTTCTGAGACCGACGAGGAATCGATCGGCGCTCAGACCTTCGTCAACCTTGACAATGACGACCGGGACGACAAGTTCGACATCGAAGACACCAGCGTGCAAGGCGATGACGAACTGGTGAAGCTCGTTCTCAAGATCATCCCGAAGCGTTCGCCAGGGGGCGGCTTGGGCAATTGCCGACTGAACGTTATCGAAGACTCTACTTCCGTAAAGCTATGGACGACA
The genomic region above belongs to Candidatus Nitrosymbiomonas proteolyticus and contains:
- a CDS encoding hypothetical conserved protein; amino-acid sequence: MKLATSTWDEVEAFDREAVVVIPTGSLEQHGRHLPLFTDSLLVTAVAEAAEVALPGEILLTPTLWLGASGHHLAFPGSLSNSFEAYMGAIESVIASLSRHEFRKFYVLNGHGGNTDANSMILRKVKERSRNLTVGHSGYFAFIGEVAAQVLKGPLKEIRHSCEAEVSLMMHLHPDLVRSERIRDDGLSPTPPLKGVIHFFDEMTEQGSLGYATYAEPATGKALFEAAVAGVVQELHTLYEGYVLEGIEALTPKNG
- a CDS encoding chromosomal replication initiator protein DnaA, which codes for MDQYSFDDTDSQIRLRGAWEQVLLRLASEISPAWMERFIKPLAPKDFTDGVATLVAPGKFVREWIRERYADKLQEMLSDEFGEPVGLRLIAAPQEKPSVPTQPTVARPPIESTALNLVERYSFESFIIGPSNRLAYAGAKAVADQPGNKYNPLFIYGPSGVGKTHLLHSIAREILNREPGLPIVYVSAQQFAEQFVNALQTKGIDQFRRSQRTGGIWLVDDIQFIAGKDRTQEELFHTFNHLHTLGKQIVLCSDRPPRDLVLMDERLRSRFEAGLVADIQPPDTETRCAILLSKAKQEGIEISNDLAMYLAENVPGNVRILEGALTKIAAQASVEGHEIDTETAERVIEQYYRNQTRLRPSFGQIVGAVSGHYRISVEDICGQSRKAPIVHARHVAVYLVRELTGDSWKQIGSLFGDRDHTSMMHGHRKVSELIAEDREVRSTVKVLMRNLFPDG
- a CDS encoding GTPase HflX, with the translated sequence MAKGTLASTTEPAERCVLVFINDDESEDEVVEAELEGLCEASGAEVVGSLRQRLNRPVASTFIGKGKVEELTVLAKETGADVAIVDGELNAVQTRNLSEALECRVVDRTQLILDIFARRAHTREGLLQVELAQLTYLLPKLMTLYTKFERQKGGIGLRGPGEQKLESDRRLVRERISKLKSELEDVRRVREQQRVGRRKFPFPFASLVGYTSAGKSTLMNRLAGTELLADAMPFATLDPTTRKIDLPEGYSLFLTDTVGFIRNLPTHLIAAFRATLEEVAFADLVIHVVDVSHPGWEMQADTVVETLEELGAADKPILTVFNKIDQLPDRSALRALIAEWPNSVAISALRGEGMADFLDHVLSNVRALLKPISVLIPYSEAHFVQECYDFGRVHQVDYAEEGIKVMAEVVSDLAERLKRYAR